The Kitasatospora albolonga nucleotide sequence CACCGCTTTCTTACGGAGGATGGCGATCCGGGTCTCCAGCTCGGGCGGCTGGACGTCGGTGGTCAGACCCCACTCGAAGCGGTTGCGCAGCCGGTCCTCCAGCGTCACCAGCTGCTTGGGCGGCCGGTCCGAGGAGAGCACGATCTGTTTGTTCGCGTTGTGCAGCGTATTGAAGGTGTGGAAGAACTCCTCCTGCGTCGACTCCTTGCTCGCCAGGAACTGGATGTCGTCGACGAGCAGGATGTCGACATCGCGGTACCGCTTGCGGAAGGTGTCGCCCTTGCCGTCGCGGATCGAGTTGATGAACTCGTTGGTGAACTCCTCCGAGCTCACGTACCGCACCCGGGTGCCCGGGTAGAGGCTGCGCGCGTAGTGCCCGATGGCGTGCAGCAGGTGGGTCTTGCCGAGCCCCGACTCCCCGTAGATGAAGAGGGGGTTGTACGCCTTCGCGGGCGCCTCGGCGACGGCGACGGCCGCGGCGTGCGCGAACCGGTTGGAGGCGCCGATGACGAAGGTGTCGAAAAGGTACTTCGGGTTCAGCCGGGCGTGCGGTTCGCCCGGGCCCGGCGCGGGGGCCGGCTGGGCGCCCATCGGACCGGGGACCGGGCCGCCGGTGCGCCCGGGGCCGGGTCCGCCCTGGCGGTGCTGCTGCTCGTGCGGATCGTGCCGGTCGCGCTGCTGCTCGTACCCCTGGCGCTCCGGCGGCTGCGAACGGTAGTCGTGCTGCGGCTGCTGCGGGCGCCCGGTGCCGTACGGCTCGCGCCACTGCTCGGCGGGCTGCTCGCGGTAGGCGTCCGAGGGCTGCTCGCGGTACGGCTCGGTCTCGCGGTAGGTGTCGGAGGCGGGCTGCTCGCGGTCCCGGTATCCCCCGTGCTGCGGCTGCTGCCAGGAGAGGTCGTCCTGGGTGCGCGGCCAGGCGCCCGGCTCGGGGCGCTGCTGCTGGTAATCGGGGTAGGCCGGGCGGGCCGTCGGCATGCCGTCGTCGGAGGGCCGGTGGCCGTAGCCGTCGTACGTGTCACCGTGCTGCGCGTCCTCGCGCGGCCGGTCCGGGTAGCGGTGCCCCTGCTGGCCCTGGTGCGGCTGGTGCATCGGCGGGGCGGGGGGTTCGCCCGCGGAGTCGTCGACGGTGATCGCGATCCGGATGGGACGGCCGCACTCCCGGGTGAGCGTCTCGCTGATGAGCGGCGCGAGGCGCCCCTCGAGGACGCGCTTGCCCCATTCATTGGGGACGGCCAGGAGCGCGGTGTCGGCGACGAGTGCCAGCGGCTGGCAGCGTTCGATCCACTGCTTGTCCTTCGGCTCGATGCCCTGCTGCCCCTCCCCGAGGAGTTGCTCCAGCACTCGCGGCCACACTGCGGCAAGATCGGCAGGTACGTCAGCCACAAGGCACGCTCTCTCGCATGTCCCCTCCCACGAATGTGTGGTTCTCGGGACGGGATGGGTCGGGATGGGTGAGGCCCGGCAGTCGGGAAGGAAAAGAACCGGAGTTCAGCCACGGTAGTCAGGCCGGGCCGCGCGGTTCAAGTTGTTGTCCACAGGCTGTGCACAATGGGGGGTCGCGCGGAGCCGGTTTGACCGGATGGCGTAGCCGCGCGTACCGTGACCAGGTCGAGTTGTCGATGGCTGCTGCCGCCTGCCTCCGATGGGCAAAGATCACGATCTGTGATTGTGAAGCGGTGCACTAAGGCGTTTACGCGAGTTCCTCGTGGGCGCACGGTGACAGCCAGGCGATGTCCCGCCGAGACACGAATCATTTCTGGAGCCCCCGAGTGAGCAAGCGCACCTTCCAGCCGAACAACCGCCGTCGCGCCAAGACCCACGGCTTCCGTCTGCGCATGCGTACCCGTGCCGGCCGTGCGATTCTCGCGAACCGCCGCGGCAAGGGCCGCAGCAGCCTGTCCGCCTGATCGCTCACAGGTCCATGACGTGCTGCCTACCGAGAATCGGCTGAGGCGGCGCGAGGACTTCGCGACCGCGGTACGACGAGGACGCCGAGCCGGTCGTCCACTGCTCGTCGTCCATCTACGCAGCGGTGAAACGGACCCGCACGTGACGGGGGAGACTGTTCCCCCGCCGCGTGCGGGTTTCGTTGTCAGCAAAGCGGTGGGCGGCGCGGTCGTCCGCACCGCGGTGAAGCGGAAGCTTCGCCACCTGGTCCGCGACCGGCTGGCGCAGCTGCCCCCCGGTAGCCTTGTTGTCGTACGAGCGCTGCCCGGTGCGGGCGACGCCGACCATGCACAGCTGGCCCGAGACCTGGATGCCGCCCTTCAGCGGCTGCTGGGAGGGGGCGCGAGATGAAGTACCCGCTGCTTGCCCTCATCAAGCTGTACCAGTGGACGATCAGCCCACTGCTCGGGCCTGTCTGCCGTTACTACCCGTCGTGTTCCCACTATGGATATACGGCTATCGACCGGCACGGTGCGATCAAGGGAACAGCGCTGACCGCCTGGCGCATCCTGCGGTGCAATCCGTGGTCACCCGGCGGTGTGGACCATGTCCCGCAACGCAAGCGTCCGCGGTGGCACCAGCTGCTGCGCAACGGCCTGCGCGGCGGCAAGGGCGGGGAGCCCGCCGCTGATGTGCCGTCCGGGGGGTCGGTCTCCGAAACCCCGAGCCCGGCCACAGAGACCTCGCCCAATGCTCAAGGAGCCTGATTAGTGGACACGATTGCCAGTCTGTTCAGCTTTATCACCACGCCCGTCTCGTGGATCATCGTCCAGTTCCACAAGGTCTACGGAGCGCTTTTCGGCGATGACTCCGGGTGGGCCTGGGGACTGTCGATCGTGTCCCTGGTGGTGCTGATCCGGATCTGCCTGATCCCGCTCTTCGTGAAGCAGATCAAGTCGACCCGCAATATGCAGGTGCTCCAGCCGAAGATGAAGGCGATCCAGGAGCGCTACAAGAACGACAAGCAGCGTCAGTCCGAAGAGATGATGAAGCTGTACAAGGAGACGGGTACCAACCCGCTCTCCTCGTGCCTTCCCATCCTGGCGCAGTCCCCGTTCTTCTTCGCCCTGTACCACGTGCTGTCGTCCATCGCCTCGGGCAAGAAGATCGGCGCGATCGACCAGCAGCTGCTCGACAGCGCACGTGAGGCGCACATCTTCGGCGCCCCGCTGGCCGCCAAGTTCATGGACAGCGCCGACAAGGTCGCCTCGCTCAACGCCTCCCTGACCGACGTCCGCGTCGTCACCGCGCTGATGATCGTGCTGATGTCCGCGTCGCAGTTCTTCACCCAGCGCCAGCTGATGACGAAGAACGTCGACCTGACGGTGAAGACCCCGTACATGAACCAGCAGAAGATGCTGATGTACATCTTCCCGGTCATCTTCGCCGTGATGGGTATCAACTTCCCCGTCGGTGTCCTGGTCTACTGGCTGACCACCAACGTCTGGACCATGGGTCAGCAGATGTACGTGATCAACCAGAACCCGACGCCGGGCAGCAAGGCGCAGGACGCCTACCTCCAGCGGGTTCTCAAGCGGGTGGACTCCGGGGGCCAGGTCCGCGGTCGTGCCCAGCGCAGGACCGTCAAGGCGGTCGTCGCCAAGGGCCCCGACCGCAACGACATCGAGCGCAAGTTCATCACCGGACTGAGCAAGATGGGTCTCGTGGCTCAGGAGGACGGCACCGTCAAGAAGGGCGAGGTCGTTCCCGAGGCCGAGGCGCCCAAGCGCCAGCAGCCCAAGCGCCAGACCAAGGCGAAGCGGCAGACGGCCGGCCACACCCCCGCCTCCGGCGGTGCCAAGGACGAGGCCGACGCCAAGACCTCGCTGGAGAAGCGGGACGCATCGCAGGACGACAAGCCGACGTCGGCGCGCAAGACCGCCTCCGGCTCCTCACGCCAAGCCAAGTCCGGGCAGCGCAAGGGCCCGCAGCGGCCCAAGCACCCGTCCAAGAAGTAAGAAGGAGTCCACCCGTGACGGAAGGCACCACCTCCAAGGCCGCCGAGGGCAGCGACACTCTGACCCGTCTTGAGCAGGAGGGGGAGATCGCGGCCGACTACCTCGAGGGCCTGCTCGACATCGCCGACCTCGACGGCGACATCGACATGGACGTCGAGGCGGACCGGGCCGCGGTATCGATCATCAGCGACTCGGCACGTGAGCTCCAGAAGCTCGTGGGCCGCGACGGTGAGGTGCTGGAGGCGCTCCAGGAGCTGACCCGGCTGGCCGTGCACCGGGAGACCGGTGACCGCAGCCGTCTGATGCTGGACATCGGAGGCTTCCGGGCCAAGAAGCGGGAGATCCTCGCAGAGCTGGGTGCCAAGGCAGCCCAGGAGGTCAAGAGCTCCGGCCAGCCGGTCAAGCTGGACCCGATGACGCCGTTCGAGCGCAAGGTCGTGCACGACGCGATCGCCGCAGCCGGTCTCCGGAGCGAGTCGGAGGGCGAGGAGCCGCAGCGCTTCGTCGTCGTTCTCCCGGCCTGACCGGACCCT carries:
- a CDS encoding single-stranded DNA-binding protein, giving the protein MTEGTTSKAAEGSDTLTRLEQEGEIAADYLEGLLDIADLDGDIDMDVEADRAAVSIISDSARELQKLVGRDGEVLEALQELTRLAVHRETGDRSRLMLDIGGFRAKKREILAELGAKAAQEVKSSGQPVKLDPMTPFERKVVHDAIAAAGLRSESEGEEPQRFVVVLPA
- a CDS encoding membrane protein insertion efficiency factor YidD: MKYPLLALIKLYQWTISPLLGPVCRYYPSCSHYGYTAIDRHGAIKGTALTAWRILRCNPWSPGGVDHVPQRKRPRWHQLLRNGLRGGKGGEPAADVPSGGSVSETPSPATETSPNAQGA
- the dnaA gene encoding chromosomal replication initiation protein DnaA (binds to the dnaA-box as an ATP-bound complex at the origin of replication during the initiation of chromosomal replication; can also affect transcription of multiple genes including itself.), with protein sequence MADVPADLAAVWPRVLEQLLGEGQQGIEPKDKQWIERCQPLALVADTALLAVPNEWGKRVLEGRLAPLISETLTRECGRPIRIAITVDDSAGEPPAPPMHQPHQGQQGHRYPDRPREDAQHGDTYDGYGHRPSDDGMPTARPAYPDYQQQRPEPGAWPRTQDDLSWQQPQHGGYRDREQPASDTYRETEPYREQPSDAYREQPAEQWREPYGTGRPQQPQHDYRSQPPERQGYEQQRDRHDPHEQQHRQGGPGPGRTGGPVPGPMGAQPAPAPGPGEPHARLNPKYLFDTFVIGASNRFAHAAAVAVAEAPAKAYNPLFIYGESGLGKTHLLHAIGHYARSLYPGTRVRYVSSEEFTNEFINSIRDGKGDTFRKRYRDVDILLVDDIQFLASKESTQEEFFHTFNTLHNANKQIVLSSDRPPKQLVTLEDRLRNRFEWGLTTDVQPPELETRIAILRKKAVQEQLNAPPEVLEFIASRISRNIRELEGALIRVTAFASLNRQPVDLGLTEIVLKDLIPGGEESAPEITAPAIMAATADYFGLTVEDLCGSSRSRVLVTARQIAMYLCRELTDLSLPKIGAQFGGRDHTTVMHADRKIRALMAERRSIYNQVTELTNRIKNG
- a CDS encoding 50S ribosomal protein L34; the protein is MSKRTFQPNNRRRAKTHGFRLRMRTRAGRAILANRRGKGRSSLSA
- a CDS encoding membrane protein insertase YidC, with product MDTIASLFSFITTPVSWIIVQFHKVYGALFGDDSGWAWGLSIVSLVVLIRICLIPLFVKQIKSTRNMQVLQPKMKAIQERYKNDKQRQSEEMMKLYKETGTNPLSSCLPILAQSPFFFALYHVLSSIASGKKIGAIDQQLLDSAREAHIFGAPLAAKFMDSADKVASLNASLTDVRVVTALMIVLMSASQFFTQRQLMTKNVDLTVKTPYMNQQKMLMYIFPVIFAVMGINFPVGVLVYWLTTNVWTMGQQMYVINQNPTPGSKAQDAYLQRVLKRVDSGGQVRGRAQRRTVKAVVAKGPDRNDIERKFITGLSKMGLVAQEDGTVKKGEVVPEAEAPKRQQPKRQTKAKRQTAGHTPASGGAKDEADAKTSLEKRDASQDDKPTSARKTASGSSRQAKSGQRKGPQRPKHPSKK
- a CDS encoding ribonuclease P protein component, with amino-acid sequence MLPTENRLRRREDFATAVRRGRRAGRPLLVVHLRSGETDPHVTGETVPPPRAGFVVSKAVGGAVVRTAVKRKLRHLVRDRLAQLPPGSLVVVRALPGAGDADHAQLARDLDAALQRLLGGGAR